A window of the Tunturibacter empetritectus genome harbors these coding sequences:
- a CDS encoding SGNH/GDSL hydrolase family protein has protein sequence MTLGQGAPFALQSGDRVLFYGDSITEQQYYTRDVELYALTRMPSSNITFVMSGVSGDKVSGGGGGPVDLRLPRDVFDLKPTVVTIMLGMNDGYYRPFEPGTMLTYERGYEHILDEIKAHAPEAKVVVLRPSAYDEVTQPGHGTAGYNDFLIKMGDSVARMAAERHLAVVDLNAPMVTALTSARAKDPVMAAMLIGDHVHPGPGMHWVMADAVLKGWGASPVVTSVTLGAAHGKVVSSVNTSVTEAEGSGKTLSSLSWVQLDRALPLPLPVAATDPVTDLALRASTVVEDLDQEMLTVGDLAVGRYELRIDDAAVGTFTSEELRSGVNLARLDTPMRRQAMLVFLANEGKISLDTNRNHLLRNVPSASNDESLAAVKTALQAADAEQRRLAQPVRHRYALVPVR, from the coding sequence GTGACGTTGGGCCAGGGTGCTCCCTTTGCGCTGCAGAGCGGGGACAGGGTCTTGTTTTACGGGGACAGCATTACGGAGCAGCAGTACTACACGCGGGATGTGGAGCTGTATGCGCTGACCCGGATGCCTTCGAGCAACATCACGTTCGTGATGTCGGGGGTGTCGGGGGACAAGGTGAGCGGTGGGGGAGGCGGGCCGGTGGATCTGCGGCTGCCGCGGGATGTGTTTGACCTGAAGCCGACGGTGGTGACGATCATGCTGGGGATGAACGACGGCTACTACCGTCCGTTCGAGCCGGGCACGATGCTGACGTACGAGCGCGGCTACGAACATATTCTGGACGAGATCAAGGCGCATGCGCCTGAGGCCAAGGTGGTGGTGTTGCGGCCTTCGGCGTATGACGAGGTGACGCAGCCGGGGCATGGAACGGCGGGATATAACGACTTCCTGATCAAGATGGGCGACTCGGTGGCGCGGATGGCGGCGGAGCGGCATCTGGCGGTGGTGGACCTGAATGCTCCGATGGTCACGGCGCTGACGAGTGCTCGGGCGAAGGATCCGGTGATGGCGGCGATGCTGATCGGGGACCATGTCCATCCGGGTCCGGGGATGCACTGGGTGATGGCGGATGCGGTGTTGAAGGGGTGGGGTGCGTCTCCGGTGGTGACGAGCGTGACGCTGGGCGCGGCGCATGGCAAGGTGGTGTCATCGGTCAATACGTCGGTCACGGAGGCGGAGGGGTCGGGGAAGACGCTGTCGTCGCTGTCGTGGGTGCAACTGGACCGGGCGCTGCCGCTGCCGCTGCCGGTGGCTGCTACGGATCCGGTTACGGATCTTGCGCTGCGTGCGTCGACGGTGGTTGAAGATCTCGACCAGGAGATGTTGACGGTGGGGGATCTGGCTGTGGGGCGGTATGAACTGCGGATCGACGATGCGGCGGTGGGCACGTTTACGAGCGAAGAGCTGCGGAGCGGGGTCAATTTGGCGCGGTTGGACACACCGATGCGGCGGCAGGCGATGCTGGTGTTCCTGGCCAACGAGGGGAAGATCTCGCTGGATACGAATCGCAACCATCTTCTGCGTAATGTGCCGAGCGCGTCGAATGACGAGTCGCTGGCTGCGGTGAAGACTGCGCTGCAGGCAGCGGATGCGGAGCAGAGACGGTTGGCGCAGCCGGTGAGGCACCGGTACGCGTTGGTGCCGGTGCGCTAG
- a CDS encoding glycoside hydrolase family 172 protein: MRIHLRPIFLMLLVCVALAFTPGLLGQSPVERPALTRMQEYRAHRSSSADPLGGNEDHREIAPGGTLELLDADGPGTVTHIWFTISTGGVENYFLKKIILRMYWDNETEPSVETTLADFFGEHFGDLRPWSSEMLSVGPDRSMNSFFPMPFRKHARITLTNEGSLKIGRIYFNLDYVIHNKPLPADTLYFHACFTQQQPAHGWTDDWKINRDVAAKPNLDGKGNFNWLEATGKGQYVGVVMSVLQNQDGWWGEGDDMFFVDGEKTPSIAGTGAEDYFLGAFDFWPGNYTGPRFGIFRMGEEHIGSRYTVYRFHLEEPIPFTKSLIAGIEHGSANHRSDSYYATAYWYQTLPHAPLPPLPAIADRIPEIQLVGGPGVVTPSKLEPKPPTAKQ; encoded by the coding sequence ATGAGGATTCATCTGCGGCCTATTTTTCTCATGCTGCTGGTGTGCGTGGCTCTTGCGTTTACGCCCGGCCTGCTTGGGCAGAGCCCGGTAGAGCGCCCTGCCTTGACGCGGATGCAGGAGTACAGGGCGCATCGGAGCTCGTCGGCCGATCCGCTGGGCGGCAATGAGGACCATCGGGAGATCGCACCGGGAGGGACGCTGGAGCTGCTGGATGCGGATGGTCCCGGCACGGTGACGCATATCTGGTTCACGATCTCGACGGGTGGGGTGGAGAACTACTTCCTCAAGAAGATCATCCTGCGCATGTACTGGGATAACGAGACCGAGCCGAGCGTAGAGACGACCCTGGCGGACTTTTTTGGGGAACACTTCGGCGATCTGCGGCCTTGGAGTTCGGAGATGCTTTCGGTGGGGCCGGACCGCTCGATGAATTCGTTCTTCCCGATGCCGTTTCGCAAGCATGCGCGGATCACTTTGACCAACGAGGGCAGCCTGAAGATCGGACGCATCTATTTCAATCTGGATTATGTGATTCACAACAAGCCGCTGCCTGCGGATACGCTTTACTTCCACGCCTGCTTTACGCAGCAGCAGCCGGCGCATGGCTGGACGGACGATTGGAAGATCAATCGGGACGTTGCGGCCAAGCCGAATCTGGATGGGAAGGGAAACTTCAACTGGCTGGAGGCGACGGGCAAGGGGCAGTATGTCGGCGTGGTGATGTCGGTGCTGCAGAATCAGGATGGGTGGTGGGGCGAGGGCGACGATATGTTCTTCGTCGATGGGGAGAAGACGCCGTCGATTGCGGGGACGGGGGCGGAGGACTACTTTCTGGGGGCGTTCGACTTCTGGCCGGGTAACTACACGGGGCCTCGGTTCGGGATCTTCCGCATGGGCGAGGAGCATATCGGGAGCCGCTACACGGTCTATCGGTTTCACCTGGAGGAGCCGATTCCATTTACCAAGTCGCTGATTGCGGGGATCGAGCATGGCAGCGCGAATCATCGCTCGGATAGCTACTATGCGACGGCTTACTGGTATCAGACGCTGCCGCATGCGCCGCTGCCGCCGCTGCCTGCGATTGCGGACCGTATTCCTGAGATTCAACTGGTGGGGGGGCCGGGGGTGGTGACGCCTTCAAAGCTGGAGCCGAAGCCGCCTACGGCGAAGCAGTAG
- a CDS encoding malectin domain-containing carbohydrate-binding protein, whose product MIESPVSSTKTIHAERAELDAVLASEMFRRAPTLARILEYLCESQLRGETFIKEYEIATQVMGRSSDFDPQQDGSVRVNLHHLRKKLKQFYETEGADHTLWISLPIGQSLPSFVVQNPETDPSQTPSAETGATFSSVNHVLQATAATGEVPPQLQPGAAAPAESPVTAKSKPRTSASLFIALLSMALLGAAVTWLWFSRKAPDTPRPIMTDAAIRIGSGLSRPYQDTSGRTWNADVFFTGGNTFHRKLAQVGGATDPTIYQNGREGDFSYDIPLPRAAYEVHLYFAESFAHGEGFRAMNIFINDKRVEQLMDVTSDAGGFGIATGKIYTSVWPAADGKIHLQFKGITLTAFINAIEILPANGDTMRPIRQTTLPTYYYDPQGTVWAPDAWFHGGRTSQLTELFPELPLQGFYQHERFGNFSYSIPVVSNRTYSLTLYFQDAWFSHQPKGKGTPGMRRFDVTCNGMELIKQLDILEETKGAGFQITRHFTGVKPTSQGKLLLNFIPSQNFAMINAIVIEEEPVAPVSP is encoded by the coding sequence ATGATCGAATCACCAGTGAGTTCCACCAAGACCATACACGCAGAACGGGCCGAGCTCGATGCAGTCCTCGCCTCCGAAATGTTCCGCCGAGCTCCGACGCTCGCCCGCATCCTGGAGTACCTCTGCGAAAGTCAGTTGCGCGGCGAGACTTTCATCAAGGAATACGAGATCGCCACTCAGGTGATGGGTCGCAGCAGCGACTTTGACCCTCAGCAGGACGGCAGCGTCCGAGTCAACCTCCACCATCTCCGCAAGAAACTGAAGCAGTTCTATGAGACCGAAGGCGCGGATCACACCCTGTGGATCTCCCTGCCTATCGGTCAAAGCCTGCCAAGCTTCGTGGTGCAGAATCCGGAGACCGACCCCAGCCAAACCCCGTCCGCTGAAACAGGCGCGACCTTCTCCAGCGTCAACCATGTTCTTCAGGCCACTGCTGCCACCGGAGAGGTGCCTCCACAGCTTCAACCCGGTGCGGCGGCGCCAGCAGAAAGTCCGGTCACAGCGAAGTCAAAGCCCAGGACCTCCGCGAGTCTCTTCATCGCCCTGCTGAGCATGGCCTTGCTGGGAGCAGCAGTCACCTGGCTCTGGTTTAGCCGCAAAGCCCCCGACACTCCGCGGCCTATCATGACCGACGCCGCAATCCGCATAGGCTCCGGTCTAAGCCGCCCGTACCAGGACACCAGCGGACGCACCTGGAACGCCGACGTCTTCTTCACCGGCGGCAACACCTTTCACCGCAAGCTGGCGCAGGTAGGCGGAGCCACCGACCCCACCATCTATCAAAACGGCCGCGAAGGCGACTTCAGCTACGACATCCCCCTGCCCCGCGCCGCCTACGAGGTCCACCTGTACTTTGCAGAGAGCTTCGCCCACGGTGAAGGCTTCCGCGCCATGAACATCTTCATCAACGACAAACGCGTCGAGCAGTTGATGGACGTCACCTCCGATGCAGGCGGATTCGGCATCGCCACCGGAAAGATCTACACCTCCGTCTGGCCTGCCGCGGACGGCAAGATTCATCTGCAGTTCAAAGGCATCACCCTCACCGCATTCATCAACGCCATCGAGATCCTGCCCGCCAACGGGGACACGATGCGTCCCATTCGCCAGACCACCCTGCCCACCTACTACTATGATCCGCAAGGCACCGTCTGGGCGCCCGATGCCTGGTTCCACGGCGGTCGCACCAGCCAGCTCACCGAACTCTTTCCCGAGCTCCCCCTGCAGGGCTTCTACCAACACGAGCGCTTCGGCAACTTCAGCTACTCCATCCCAGTCGTCTCCAACCGCACCTATAGCCTCACGCTCTACTTTCAAGACGCCTGGTTCTCCCACCAGCCCAAGGGAAAGGGAACCCCCGGCATGCGCCGCTTCGACGTCACCTGCAACGGGATGGAGCTGATCAAGCAGCTCGACATCCTCGAGGAGACCAAAGGAGCCGGCTTCCAGATCACCCGGCACTTTACCGGAGTCAAACCCACCAGCCAGGGCAAGCTCCTGCTGAACTTCATCCCCAGCCAGAACTTCGCCATGATCAACGCCATCGTCATAGAAGAAGAGCCCGTCGCTCCGGTCTCTCCATAA